CGGCTTGTGCGGCCGGCGGCGCCAGGCGGGAGAGCGGGTTTTCGGGGGGCGACGAAAGGGCTCAGTCGGACTTGGGAAGCCCGGCCAGCACCAGGGAAAAATAGCGGTTGGCGGGCTGATAGTGCGCGTCCACCTGCAGGCCGCAAGATTCCAGCAACTCGTGCAGCCCCCGGTAGGTGAACTTGCGGCTGATCTCGGTCAGGATCTTCTCGCCCTGGGAAAGCCGCAACGTTTCGTCCAGGGACTCGAAACGCACTTCCTGGTCTTGTTCGGATACCAGATGCGTTTCCACCCGCTCAAGAGATTCGTTGTACCGGGCGTGATGGCTGAATCTTTCGCGTTTGAAATTCGCGCCCACCTCGCGGTTCAGTACCCGCAGCATGTTCAGATTAAAGTCGGCGGTGAGCCCCTGGGTGTCGTTGTAGGCGGCATTCAGCACGTCCGTCTCTTTCGCCCGGTCGGCGCCCAGCAGCAGATGATCCCCGTCTTGCATGCAGTCTCGGATGTCGCATAGCAGGCTATATGCCTCCTCCTGGCGCAGGTTGCCGATGGTGCCGCCCAGGAATACGAACAGCCGGCCGGCGGCGCACTGCGGCAGGTTTTTCAGGCCGGCGTTGTAGTCTCCCAGCAACGGCGCGACATCAAGCCAGCCGTACTTGGCCCGCAATGTGGCGCTGGTATCCAGGAGCACGCCCTTGCTCACGTCGAACGGGGCGTAACAGCATTCCAACTCCTGCTGTTCGCAGGCGTCAAGCAAGTGTCGCGTTTTGTACGAGTTGCCGCTGCCCAGTTCCAGAATTTGCGCCGGCCCGGTCTTGGAAATAATCTCGGGGGCGTGGTCCCGCAACAGGGCGTCCTCGGTGCGCGTGGGGTAGTATTCCGAGGTCTCGCAGAGCCGCTCGAACAACCGGGAACCGTGGTCGTCGTAGAAATACTTGCAAGGAATGGATCGAGGCGGCGGTCCCAGCAAATGCTGCCGTATATCCTGGCCTATATCCGGTAATTCCCGGCTGGGAAGTACATGGACGCACCCCTCCGAGTGGGGCACGGCTATGGTCTCTGACATTGAATTGCCTGCCTGGTCAAGGTGTATTGTAACCCGCAATCGCGGCCGATTGCGGCTGCCCGGCAGTATAGCATATTATTTCCCGCCTGGGCCGCACTTGGGGCCGCACCGGGAGCCGCACCGGATTTCGGGCGTGAATAGGGCAGTTGCGATGCCCGGTCTGGAGGAAGTTGCACTATGGCGGAGAAAAGCAAGATTTATCCCGTGTCTGCGGAAGCGCGCGGCCATGCGCATATTGACAGCGAGCGATATCTGGAAATGTACCGGCGCTCTCTGGAGGATTCGGATGCTTTCTGGGCGGAACAGGCGGAGACGTTCCTGGCTTGGTCCAGGAAGTGGGATAAGGTCCAGGAGTGGGATTACCGGGATGCCGGCATCAAATGGTTCCTGAACGGCAGGCTCAATGTCGCCGCCAATTGCCTGGACCGGCACTTGGCGGCAAGCGCCGACCGGGTGGCTATTATCTGGCAGGGGGAGCAGGAGGAAAAGCAGCGGCTGCTCACCTTCCGCGAGTTGCATGAGGAAGTATGCCGTTTTGCCAATGCGCTCAAGGCCCGCGGGGTCGGCAAGGGAGACCGCGTCTCCATCTACATGCCGATGGTCCCCGAGGTTGCCGTCGCCATGCTCGCCTGCGCCCGCATCGGGGCGGTTCACTCGGTAGTTTTCGGAGGCTTCTCCGCCGAAGCGCTGCGCGACCGAATATTGGATTCCGGCTGCCGGGTCGTGATCACGGTGGACGAATGCCAACGCGGCGGCCGCAAGCTGCCCTTCAAGCAGAAGGTCGATCAGGCGGTTGCCTCGTGCCCGGACGTGCATACCGTGTTCGTGGCGCGCTTATCCGGGGGGCGCATTGATTGGCAGGAACAGCGGGATGTCTGGTACCGCGAAGCGGTGCAGGCGGCCGCCGCCGATTGCCCGCCCGAGGAAATGGATTCCGAAGACCCCCTGTTTGTCCTCTACACCTCGGGTTCCACCGGCAAGCCCAAGGGCGTCCTCCACACCACGGGCGGCTACCTGCTGTATGCCGCCATGACCCACAAGTACGTGTTCGATTACCATCCCGGCGACATCTACTGGTGCACGGCGGACGTAGGCTGGGTCACCGGCCACAGCTACGCCATATACGGTCCTCTTTGCAACGGCGCCACGACGCTGATGTTCGAGGGGCTGCCCACCTATCCGCATCCGGGAAGGTTCTGGGAGCTGGTGGAGAAATACCGGGTCAACATCTTCTACACCGCGCCCACCCTGATCCGTTCCCTGATGCAGGCCGGCGACGATCACGTCAAGCGTTGCGACCGATCCAGCCTGCGCGTACTGGGTACGGTAGGGGAGCCGATCAACCGGGAGGCATGGGAGTGGTACTACCATGTCGTCGGCGAAGGCCGTTGCCCCATTATGGATACCTGGTGGCAGACCGAAACGGGCGGCATCCTGATCACCCCGCTGCCCGGCGTCACCGCTCTGAAGCCCGGTTCCGCCTCCCAGCCCTTCTTTGGGGTCGAACCGGCGCTGCTGGACGTGGAGGGCCGCGAGATAACGGAGCCCAACGTCAAGGGCAACCTGGTGATGAAGCGCTCGTGGCCCGGGCAGATGCGCACCGTTTACGGCGACCACCGGCGCTTTGTGGAGACCTACTTCTCCGCCTATCCCGGTTACTACTTTAGCGGCGACGGGGCGACCCGGGACGAAGACGGCTACTACTGGATTACCGGCCGCGTGGACGACGTGATCAATGTCTCGGGGCACCGTCTGGGCACGGCCGAGGTCGAGAGCGCCCTGGGTCAGCACCATGCCGTGGCCGAATCCGCGGTGGTTGCCTGCCCGCACCGGCTGAAGGGACAGGGCATCTATGCCTACGTCACGTTGAAGGCGGGTCACGAGGCCACCGACGATCTGCGCCGCGAACTGGTGGCCAAGGTACGGGAGATCATTGGCCCGGTAGCCACGCCGGACCGGATTCAATGGGCGCCGGGCCTTCCCAAGACCCGTTCCGGGAAGATCATGCGCCGCATTCTGCGCAAGATTGCCGCCGACGAAACGGAAAACCTGGGCGACATCACCACGCTGGCGGATCCCGCGGTAGTGGAACAGCTGATCGAAAACCGCCAGACGGACTGAGGCCGCGGCAAAGTAGCGATGCCCTGTTGTCCAGGAGGCTTGCGACCTCTGCGCGGGGTGGCATTCGCCCGGGGATTGTGGCAGACTCCCCCCCGTTGCCCTGTTGCCGAGGAAGAGGCA
Above is a genomic segment from Gammaproteobacteria bacterium containing:
- the egtD gene encoding L-histidine N(alpha)-methyltransferase, with amino-acid sequence MSETIAVPHSEGCVHVLPSRELPDIGQDIRQHLLGPPPRSIPCKYFYDDHGSRLFERLCETSEYYPTRTEDALLRDHAPEIISKTGPAQILELGSGNSYKTRHLLDACEQQELECCYAPFDVSKGVLLDTSATLRAKYGWLDVAPLLGDYNAGLKNLPQCAAGRLFVFLGGTIGNLRQEEAYSLLCDIRDCMQDGDHLLLGADRAKETDVLNAAYNDTQGLTADFNLNMLRVLNREVGANFKRERFSHHARYNESLERVETHLVSEQDQEVRFESLDETLRLSQGEKILTEISRKFTYRGLHELLESCGLQVDAHYQPANRYFSLVLAGLPKSD
- the acs gene encoding acetate--CoA ligase; the encoded protein is MAEKSKIYPVSAEARGHAHIDSERYLEMYRRSLEDSDAFWAEQAETFLAWSRKWDKVQEWDYRDAGIKWFLNGRLNVAANCLDRHLAASADRVAIIWQGEQEEKQRLLTFRELHEEVCRFANALKARGVGKGDRVSIYMPMVPEVAVAMLACARIGAVHSVVFGGFSAEALRDRILDSGCRVVITVDECQRGGRKLPFKQKVDQAVASCPDVHTVFVARLSGGRIDWQEQRDVWYREAVQAAAADCPPEEMDSEDPLFVLYTSGSTGKPKGVLHTTGGYLLYAAMTHKYVFDYHPGDIYWCTADVGWVTGHSYAIYGPLCNGATTLMFEGLPTYPHPGRFWELVEKYRVNIFYTAPTLIRSLMQAGDDHVKRCDRSSLRVLGTVGEPINREAWEWYYHVVGEGRCPIMDTWWQTETGGILITPLPGVTALKPGSASQPFFGVEPALLDVEGREITEPNVKGNLVMKRSWPGQMRTVYGDHRRFVETYFSAYPGYYFSGDGATRDEDGYYWITGRVDDVINVSGHRLGTAEVESALGQHHAVAESAVVACPHRLKGQGIYAYVTLKAGHEATDDLRRELVAKVREIIGPVATPDRIQWAPGLPKTRSGKIMRRILRKIAADETENLGDITTLADPAVVEQLIENRQTD